Below is a genomic region from Phycobacter azelaicus.
TCCAGGTCCCCCTCGCCCGGCATGTTGCGGAAGTGGCGGGACCAGTAGAGCAGATCCATCTCGATCAGCGGCGCATCGGCAAGTTGCACGAAAAAGATCCGGTCTCCGGGAATGGAGCGGATCGATTCCGGGCTGATCTTGCGCCCCAAGGTATGAAAGCTGTCGAGGATCAGCCCCACATTGGGGTGATCCGCGCGGCGCACGATCTCCCAGGCGTCCCGGTGATCCGAGATATGTCGCCCCCAGGCGAGTGCTTCGTAGCCGACACGCAACCCCCGTGCGGCTGCTCTTTCGCCCAACGCCCGCAGGTCGTTCGCTGCGCGGTCGATCCCGCCAAGTGATGATGGATGCACAGAAGAGCAGATCAACACCAGATCCGTCCCCAACTCCTGCATCAAGTCGAACTTGCGCTCGGCCCGGTCAAAGGCCTTGCTCCGCATAGGTTCAGGCAGGCACTCGAAGTCCCGGAAGGGTTGGAACAGGGTGATCTCCAACCCATGGTCACGGACCATGCGTCCCACCTCAGCGGCGCTGCCGTCATGGGCGATGAAGTCCTGTTCAAAGATCTCGACGCCGTCAAAACCCGCATCCGCGATGGCGGTGAGTTTTTCTGTCAGGGTTCCGGAAATGGAAACGGTGGCGATCGATGTTTTCATGGATCAATATCCCAGGATGTTTGGTAGCCAGGTCACGGTTTGCGGCACGAAGGTCAGGATCAGCAGGACCAGAACTTCAACCAGGAACAGCGGAAGGATCGCTCGGGTAAGCCGGGCCATGCCCACCTGTGCGACGCCTTCGGCGACGAACAGGCACAGTCCCAGCGGCGGGGTGATGAGGCCGATCATCAGGTTGAAGATCACCAGAATGCCAAAATGCACCGGGTCGACTCCCATTGAGACGGCGATCGGATGCAGGATCGGAACCAGCACCAGCATCGCCGCGATCCCTTCGAGGAACAGCCCGACGAAAAGGAACAACAGGATGACAGCGATCAGGAAGGTCGTTTTGCTGTCCACATTCCCAAGCACCCAATCGGTCAGCATATTGGGCACGCGGTTATAGGTCAGCAGCCAGTTGGCAGCCGAAACGGCAGCGATGATGACAAGGATCACCGCACTGTCACGCATGGCACCGGCAAAGATACGCGGCAGGGCAGAGAGCTTGAGCTTGCGATAAACCGCCACGCCGATGACCAGCGCATAGGCTACGGCAAAGCTGGCGGCCTCGGTCGGGGTCACGACGCCGAGGAGGATGGATCCCACAACAAAGACCGGCATTAAAAGGGGAAGCAGGCCGCCGATCAAAGCCTCGCGCGGCGAGGGTCCTGACAGTTCGGGATCGACGGTGACGGTTTCCGTCTTGACGGTCAGCGCCACATAGATCGACAGGAACACGGCCACCAGCAATCCGGGCACAACGCCCGCCATGAACAGCGCGGGCACCGACACTCCGGAGACGATCAGCGCGTAGATGATGACCGGGATCGACGGGGGAATGATCGGGCCGATCACCGAGGAGGCCGCCGTCAGAGCCGCCGCGAAACTGCGATCATAGCCGTGTTTTTCCATCTCCGGGATAAAGACGCGTCCGATGGCAGAGGTATCGGCAACCGCAGAGCCGGAGAGGCCTGCGAAGATCACCGAAGCCCAGATGTTGACATGGGCAAGGCCCGCGCGAAAGCCACCCACTAGGACGTTGGCAAAGGCGATGATGCGGCCAGTGATACCGCTTTCGTTCATCAACTCACCCGCAAGGATAAACAGTGGAATCGCAAGCAGCGGATAGCTGTTCAGCCCGCGAAACATTTCGGTTGCGACCAGGCGGATGTGATAGGGCATATCGCCCGTCGCCATGAAGGCGGACAAGGCCGCGAGAATGGCAAAGGCAATGGGCAGGCCAAGCAGCAGGCCGCCGATCAGGATGATATAGACCATGGATCAGGCCTCCCGCAGTCGGGTTGCAAACCGCACGAGCGCGGCGATTGTCAGCAGGACGCCGCCAAAGGCGATCGCGCTTTGCCATGTGCCCATCCGTCCGATCCAGACGAGGGGCTCAAAGCCGGTGGTTTCGGCAAGGTCACGGGCGGTGGATATGATCCCAGAGGCTTCGACGCTGCCGCGGCGGCTGGCAAAGGCGATCCCCGACCAGCACAGCGCGGCTCCGGTTGCGGCGGTCACCAGATCCATCGCGGCAAAAAGGCGGCTGCGTATCTTTTCAGGTAGAAAATCGGTCAGGATCGTAAAGCGGATGTGGCTGTCCTGAAGGTAGGCCAGCGCTATGCCGAACATGACACCATAGATGCTAAGATAGATCGGCAATTCCTCACCCCAGCGCAGGGACTCGCCCGTAGTGTAGCGGCGCAAGGAGTTCAGGAAGATGATGCCAAAGACGAAGGCCATCGACAGGCCCGCACCAGTGGCAAAGACGCGTTGAAGCAGGCGGCTGATCGTGGGCATGGGGTTCTTTCCGTTCAAGGGTTCGGCGGGCAGCCTGTGCCGCCCGCCGATGCGCCGTTTACTTCGTTGCAGCGGCAACGGCGGCGTCGAGCTTTTCGATCCAGGCAGCATCATCGCCCAACTCACCGGCCAGCCATTCCTTGACTGCGGGCTGAGCCTTGTCACGGAACATTGCCAGTTCATCGGCGGTTGGGGAATAGACTTCCATGCCTTCCTCTTGCACCTTGTTGACGCCCGAGGCGGTGTTCCACTGCTGGATTGAGCGGCCCATGTTGCCTGCGACTTTGGCGGCCTTCATCACCACTTCCTGCTCGGCTGCATCAAGAGATTGGAACCACTCGTCCGAGATCAGCAGGAAGTCGGCGGCATAGACATGGCCGTCGAGGGTCATGAATTTCTGCAGCTTGTGCAGGCCGTTGTTATAGATCACGCCAACCGGGTTTTCCTGCCCGTCGACCACGCCGGTCGAGAGCGCATTGGGCAATTCGGTCCAGGCAATCGGGGTTGGCTCGCCGCCAAGGCCTTCGACCATCTCGATATAAAGTGGGATCGGCTGTACGCGGAATTTCAACCCTTCCATATCCGCGGGGGTGCGGATCGCGCGGGTGTTGTTGGTGAAATTGCGGAAACCCGTTTCGCCATAAGCCAGCGTTCTGAGGCCGGTCTCGTCAAGGCAGTGCTGCGCCAGCTCCCGTCCGAAGGCTCCATCCAGAACCTCCCAGGCCACCGGGGCCGACGGGAAGGTGTAGGGGATGTCGAGTACAGAGGCCGCCTTGCAGACCTTGGACATCGCGCCCGAGACCATCACCACCTGCGTCAGCCCTTCTTGCGCCTGGGCCACAAGTTCGTCCTCGTTGCCGAGCGCCCCTGCGGGGAAAAGCTCGACAGTGAGGTCGGTCTCACCTTCCACGATGTTCTTGAAGACATGCGCGGCCGCGCCCTTCTTCGAGTTCTGCCAATCGTCGGGGTCGACATGCGCAAAGCGCAGCGTCTGGGCGCTGCCTGCAGTGGCAAATCCCAGTGCCATAACCGCGGTCGCGGCGATAGTGGTCCATTTGAATGTCATTTGGTTTCCTCCCTATTGCATTCAGTTGTTCGCTGTTTGGCGGGGTTGTTGTCAAAACTGTCAAAAGTGGCCTTCATGCGGTTGGGGTCGGCGGGCCGTCCCGTGAAAAGTTCGAAGGCGCGCACCGCCTGAAAGACGGCCATGCCGGAACCGGGCAAAGTGCGACAGCCGCGCAGGCGTGCTGCGCGCAGCAATTCGGTTTCCAGCGGAAAGTAAACGATATCGGCCACCCACATGGATGGCTCCAGCAAGTCTGTCGGGAAAGCGGAGCCGGGCAGCTTGGCCATCCCCATGGGCGTCGCGTTCACTATACCTTCGGGGCGTTGGTCGCGAACGTAAGACGCAAGATCTCCAACGGCCTCAGCCCGCACGTCGGCCCGGTTCGATGAGACCTGCGTTGCAAGCGCCTCTGCCCGTTCATGATCCGTGTCGTGAATGCTCAGATGCACTGCGCCGCAATCGGCAAGCGCATGTGCCACAGCGACGCCTGCGCCACCGGCTCCCATCAGCAGCACGCGGTTGCGGCTGGCTTCGCCCAGTCCCCGCCGGAAGCTTTCTGCAAACCCCCACAGATCGGTATTGTGGCCAACCCGCCGCCCGTCGCGCAACACAACCGTATTGACTGCGCCTACCGCCGCCGCATTGGCTGACAAGTCATCCAGGAATGGAATGATCTCGATCTTGAAAGGATAGGTGACGTTGACACCCGCGTAGCCCTCGCCCGCGATCCGATCCAGCAGTGCCGCAAGGCTGATCCCGTCAAACTCCGGAGTGTCCATGTCGAACAGCCGGTAGTCGCAGGAAAAACCCTGTGCGCTTGCTTCCCTTATGTGCATTGCAGGCGTTCTCGACAGCGCAATCCCGCGCCCAATCAGGCCGGTCTGGATTGTCGTCAGCGCGTCGCTCTGAGCACGCTTCTGCATGGGTGATGACTGCCTGTTCAAGGCCACTCCTCCGATTCCCTGTGCGCAACAATGAACCGTACGGTTAAATTGAGTCAAGGCATTTGTACCGAGCGGTTAAATGCACTGGACAATCCCCCGCCGCTCTGGAAGTCTCGGCTCATGGAAAAACGCAAAGAAACAGCAAAGAAGACGCGGTCCTGGAAGCAGGACCCGGAAGCGGTGCGCGCCGACATCCTCCGCGCGGCGCGGGCTGAGTTTTCCAAACACGGATTGTCGGGCGCCCGGGTGCAGGAGATCGCTGACCAGATCCAAACCTCCAAGCGTATGATTTTCTACTATTTCGGCGACAAGGAGGGGCTATATCGGGCCGTTCTGGAAGAGGCCTACAAAAGCATTCGGAAAGCCGAAGCGGAACTGGACCTGGATGGCCTGCCACCGGTCGATGCTCTGAGGCGCCTCGTCGAATTCACCTTTGACCACCATCGCGCCAACCCGGACTTCATCCGCCTCGTCATGATCGAAAACATCCACGGGGCAAGGCACATGCAGAGCATCGAGACGCTGACCCGAACAAACACGGCGGCGATCGAGCAGATCGAACGCATCTGCGACATGGGACAGAAGCTTGGCGTGTTCCGGAAAGACATCTCGCCTCTGGTCATCCATTGGCAGATCAGCGCGATGAGTTTCTTCAACGTATCCAACCAGGCGACGTTTGCAATCAACTTCGGCGATGCCCTGTTTTCCGAAAAGGCTCAGCTCGATCTGCGCGAGAAAGTCGTGAAGAGTATTCTTGCATCAGTCGTCGTCGAGGATGTTGAAACGGGCCAGTAGCTTTTAAAAACAGGTTCCCAATCATTGCGGACCTTGGTGCCCCGCGCAGGAAACGTCAGCTTCCCGCCCTTGGCTTCGGCAACTAGCTCACGCGGCACTAGACCATCATCGCAAGAAACAAGTTCAAGCTGTTCGGAGCGTCGGATCTCCCTGGAATGTTGGCTGCCAACAATAGCCAAGTGAGATAGGAGTAGCCCGCTGAAAGTGGTCCACCGACTACGATGCAGGATTCACAAGGTGAATCCCAACAGGCGGTTTGTGCAACAAAGTCGGCACGCGGCATACGTAGTCTGCGAAACTGAACAGCGCGTGTATACCGATGACAGCCTCATGTTATTTCCCGGCGGATCGGTTCTAACCTCAGATCACGTTAAGATTACCAGTGAGGAGAGTGCTTCATTGCTCCCTGCAACCTAATTTTCATTGTGCGGCGTATGTATAGGCGCAGCTATGTATCAGCGCAGCAGAGATAAATGGGGCTAAAGCGCAACAAGCGGCACAATCAGCCCAATGGGGGCACAGTGTTCAAGTGCCCCCACTCTATCATTCAGACAGAGATTACCAGGAATTGTAGGCTAGGTACTTGCCCGACATCTCCAGTTTGACCCGGTCGCCTTTTTCATGGGGCACACGGGTAATCTGCATATCGAAATCGATTGCAGACATGATGCCGGTTCCGAATTTCTCTTCGATCAACGCCTTGATGGTCGGACCATAGACCCCGACGATTTCATAAAGGCGATAGATGCACGGGTCCGTTGGCACCGATTGCTCCCAGACCTTGGTCGGCGGCTCTTCGAGAACCGATGCGGCCTCCTGCGGCAGGGATAGCGCGGTCACCAGTGCTTCGGCCTTGTCCTTTGGGAAGGCGTTCATGCCCATGCAGGCCGAATGGGTCCAGACCGGTGACATATCGATCTTTTCCGCGATGCCTTCCCAGGTCAGCCCTGCCCGTTTCTTGGCCGAGAGGATCATCATCGTCACGTCTTCTTTGGTCATCATGGTCGGAACCTCAAACGTATCTTTCATTTGTTTTTCTCCTTCTTGTTCTCGTCTTTTCGCGCCGATCAGTCGTTCACGGCATGCAGGCGTCGGCTCGGCTCTGGCTCTGGCTCTGCCGCAGCGGTCTTGTCGATCCGCACCGTGGTAGGGCGCTGATCGGGATCGTCGCTTTTCTGTCCTGCCAGTTCTTTCGAGCGTTGGCCGAGGAACTGCACCAGGTGGTTGCGGATCGCGTAGTAATTGGGGTGTTCGACGATCTCTGTACGGCTGCGCGGGCGCGGTATGGTGATCTCGACTGACTCCGCGACGCGCGCAAATGGACCATTGGTCATAAGCAGGATGCGGTCGGCCAGAAGGATCGCCTCGTCGATGTCGTGGGTGATCATGAAGACCGTCTGCTCGGTTCCGCCCCAGATCTTCAAAAGCTCGTCCTGAATGGTGCCCCGGGTCAGCGCATCCAGCGCCCCAAAGGGTTCATCCAACAACAACAACTTGGGATGATTGGCAAAGGCCCGTGCGATAGAGACCCGCTGACGCATGCCTCCTGACAGCTGGCTGGGCTTGCGGTGCACGACGTCCCCTTCAAGGCCCACCATAGCCAGGTAGTCGCGGGCGTGTTGTTCGACCTTGGCCTTGGACCATTCCGGATACCGCGCCTTGACGCCAAAGATCACGTTCTTGAGCGCCGAAAGCCAGGGCAGCAGCGAATAGTTCTGAAATACCACCCCGCGATCCAGCGAGGGGCCGGAAACCTCGGTGCCATCCATCTTGACGCCGCCGGAAGTCGGCTCGGCCAGACCCGCGAGGATGTTCATGATCGTCGACTTCCCGCAACCGGAGTGGCCCAGGATGCAGACGAACTCTCCCTTTTCGATGCCGAAGGTGGCATTTTCAAAAACGGTCAGGGTGCCCCCCTGACCGTCGGGGAATTGCTGCGTCAAACGCTCGATGCTTAGAAAGGGTTTTGGCATGGGAATACTCCTATTCCGCGTAGGCGACGGCGCGCTGCAGCACACCAAAGGCGGCATCCAGCAACATGCCCACGACGCCTATCATGAGGATCGAGAAGATAACGGAGGTGAGGTCGAGATTGTTCCACTCGTTCCAGACGTAGTAGCCGATACCTGTCCCCCCAACGAGCATCTCTGCCGCCACGATCACCAACCATGCGATGCCGATGGAGATCCGCATGCCGGTGATGATGGTTGGGGCTGCCGCAGGCAGGATCACAGTGAACGCTGTGCGCAGGGCGCCCAGCTCGTGCGTGCGGGCGACATTCACCCAGTCCTCACGCACCCCGGCCACGCCAAAGGCGGTATTCAGCAGCATCGGCCAGATCGAACAGATGAAGATCACGAAGATCGCCGAGGCCTCGCTGTCCTGGATGATGAACAGCGCCAGCGGCATCCAGGCCAGCGGTGAGATCGGGCGCAGCACCTGAATGAAGGGATTGAAGGCCTTGTAGGCCACCTGGCTCATCCCGATGAGGAAGCCCAGCGGGATCGCGATAAGCGCCGCCATCAGATAACCCGTCAGCACTCGGTAGATGGAGTACCCGATCTGGATACCGATCCCCTTGTCATTGGGGCCAGCATCATAGAACGGGTTCGACAGCTGCTCCCAGGCCTTGGCGATCACCTGGCTTGGTGGGGGCACGCCTGCCTTTGGGGCACCGCCCCCGGTCAGGCGTTCGTATTCGGTCAGCTCTGCGGCCGCCTTTTGGGCGGGTATGGCGGCCTCCCAGATCAGGAGGCCCACCACCAACATCACCACCGATAGGATCAGCGCACGCTGGTTTATTGAAAGGTTGTCCAACATGGAT
It encodes:
- a CDS encoding TRAP transporter large permease, with amino-acid sequence MVYIILIGGLLLGLPIAFAILAALSAFMATGDMPYHIRLVATEMFRGLNSYPLLAIPLFILAGELMNESGITGRIIAFANVLVGGFRAGLAHVNIWASVIFAGLSGSAVADTSAIGRVFIPEMEKHGYDRSFAAALTAASSVIGPIIPPSIPVIIYALIVSGVSVPALFMAGVVPGLLVAVFLSIYVALTVKTETVTVDPELSGPSPREALIGGLLPLLMPVFVVGSILLGVVTPTEAASFAVAYALVIGVAVYRKLKLSALPRIFAGAMRDSAVILVIIAAVSAANWLLTYNRVPNMLTDWVLGNVDSKTTFLIAVILLFLFVGLFLEGIAAMLVLVPILHPIAVSMGVDPVHFGILVIFNLMIGLITPPLGLCLFVAEGVAQVGMARLTRAILPLFLVEVLVLLILTFVPQTVTWLPNILGY
- a CDS encoding TRAP transporter small permease — translated: MPTISRLLQRVFATGAGLSMAFVFGIIFLNSLRRYTTGESLRWGEELPIYLSIYGVMFGIALAYLQDSHIRFTILTDFLPEKIRSRLFAAMDLVTAATGAALCWSGIAFASRRGSVEASGIISTARDLAETTGFEPLVWIGRMGTWQSAIAFGGVLLTIAALVRFATRLREA
- a CDS encoding DctP family TRAP transporter solute-binding subunit, which encodes MTFKWTTIAATAVMALGFATAGSAQTLRFAHVDPDDWQNSKKGAAAHVFKNIVEGETDLTVELFPAGALGNEDELVAQAQEGLTQVVMVSGAMSKVCKAASVLDIPYTFPSAPVAWEVLDGAFGRELAQHCLDETGLRTLAYGETGFRNFTNNTRAIRTPADMEGLKFRVQPIPLYIEMVEGLGGEPTPIAWTELPNALSTGVVDGQENPVGVIYNNGLHKLQKFMTLDGHVYAADFLLISDEWFQSLDAAEQEVVMKAAKVAGNMGRSIQQWNTASGVNKVQEEGMEVYSPTADELAMFRDKAQPAVKEWLAGELGDDAAWIEKLDAAVAAATK
- a CDS encoding shikimate dehydrogenase, yielding MQKRAQSDALTTIQTGLIGRGIALSRTPAMHIREASAQGFSCDYRLFDMDTPEFDGISLAALLDRIAGEGYAGVNVTYPFKIEIIPFLDDLSANAAAVGAVNTVVLRDGRRVGHNTDLWGFAESFRRGLGEASRNRVLLMGAGGAGVAVAHALADCGAVHLSIHDTDHERAEALATQVSSNRADVRAEAVGDLASYVRDQRPEGIVNATPMGMAKLPGSAFPTDLLEPSMWVADIVYFPLETELLRAARLRGCRTLPGSGMAVFQAVRAFELFTGRPADPNRMKATFDSFDNNPAKQRTTECNREETK
- a CDS encoding TetR family transcriptional regulator, which gives rise to MEKRKETAKKTRSWKQDPEAVRADILRAARAEFSKHGLSGARVQEIADQIQTSKRMIFYYFGDKEGLYRAVLEEAYKSIRKAEAELDLDGLPPVDALRRLVEFTFDHHRANPDFIRLVMIENIHGARHMQSIETLTRTNTAAIEQIERICDMGQKLGVFRKDISPLVIHWQISAMSFFNVSNQATFAINFGDALFSEKAQLDLREKVVKSILASVVVEDVETGQ
- the cynS gene encoding cyanase: MKDTFEVPTMMTKEDVTMMILSAKKRAGLTWEGIAEKIDMSPVWTHSACMGMNAFPKDKAEALVTALSLPQEAASVLEEPPTKVWEQSVPTDPCIYRLYEIVGVYGPTIKALIEEKFGTGIMSAIDFDMQITRVPHEKGDRVKLEMSGKYLAYNSW
- a CDS encoding ABC transporter ATP-binding protein, whose product is MPKPFLSIERLTQQFPDGQGGTLTVFENATFGIEKGEFVCILGHSGCGKSTIMNILAGLAEPTSGGVKMDGTEVSGPSLDRGVVFQNYSLLPWLSALKNVIFGVKARYPEWSKAKVEQHARDYLAMVGLEGDVVHRKPSQLSGGMRQRVSIARAFANHPKLLLLDEPFGALDALTRGTIQDELLKIWGGTEQTVFMITHDIDEAILLADRILLMTNGPFARVAESVEITIPRPRSRTEIVEHPNYYAIRNHLVQFLGQRSKELAGQKSDDPDQRPTTVRIDKTAAAEPEPEPSRRLHAVND
- the ntrB gene encoding nitrate ABC transporter permease; this encodes MLDNLSINQRALILSVVMLVVGLLIWEAAIPAQKAAAELTEYERLTGGGAPKAGVPPPSQVIAKAWEQLSNPFYDAGPNDKGIGIQIGYSIYRVLTGYLMAALIAIPLGFLIGMSQVAYKAFNPFIQVLRPISPLAWMPLALFIIQDSEASAIFVIFICSIWPMLLNTAFGVAGVREDWVNVARTHELGALRTAFTVILPAAAPTIITGMRISIGIAWLVIVAAEMLVGGTGIGYYVWNEWNNLDLTSVIFSILMIGVVGMLLDAAFGVLQRAVAYAE